The Anastrepha ludens isolate Willacy chromosome X, idAnaLude1.1, whole genome shotgun sequence genome includes a window with the following:
- the LOC128869682 gene encoding uncharacterized protein LOC128869682, translating into MPVERTPPRERSIPLSTAQTTNSSQCSTYSDKTEIETRETKAKIRESTIPLSWSDQCKTPIALTANHHHVENPVIKTTLAPYNYPQETAVTSCTTATGTHYSIITTSATALSSTTTTTSSTSAKPTHAPSTPFQTATRSAECSAPTTLIASSSTATHNTRMQMQNEKKKDFVQSQLKRNRDKQSPNKLELSNNNKKQKNKMQTSTQTTLQEYWLGNPASSNRFDILDVDNGPNINEPESNPVEKDPGTQRTQKPPSIYVQHVENVCTLTNALNSLPNNKFEIKVLSRNEIKIQPKETTHYTKIIDLLKQKKQNFIHLDQKSNKGLEYFYVRCITRLLSKT; encoded by the coding sequence atGCCAGTAGAGCGCACTCCACCCCGTGAACGGAGTATACCGCTATCTACCGCGCAAACAACAAATTCAAGTCAGTGCTCAACTTACTCTGATAAAACAGAAATAGAAACAAGAGAAACTAAGGCTAAAATAAGAGAATCAACAATTCCGCTATCGTGGAGTGATCAATGTAAAACACCAATAGCGTTAACGGCTAATCACCATCACGTGGAGAATCCGGTAATAAAGACTACTTTGGCGCCCTACAACTATCCGCAAGAGACAGCAGTAACATCATGCACGACAGCAACAGGTACTCACTACTCCATTATCACTACATCAGCAACAGCTCTaagctcaacaacaacaacaacttcatccACTTCTGCTAAACCAACCCACGCACCTTCAACTCCCTTTCAAACCGCAACACGCAGTGCTGAATGTAGCGCACCAACTACACTGATCGCATCGTCATCAACAGCAACGCACAATACAAGAATGcaaatgcaaaatgaaaaaaaaaaagacttcgTGCAATCACAGTTAAAAAGAAACCGAGATAAGCAATCACCAAACAAACTCgaactctcaaataataacaaaaaacaaaagaacaaaatgcaaACCTCTACACAAACAACTCTACAAGAGTATTGGTTAGGCAACCCAGCTTCATCAAATAGGTTCGATATCTTGGATGTAGATAACGGACCAAATATCAATGAGCCAGAAAGCAACCCAGTAGAAAAAGACCCAGGTACGCAGCGTACACAAAAACCgccatcaatatatgtacaacATGTAGAAAATGTGTGTACCCTAACAAATGCATTGAATTCCCtgccaaataataaatttgaaataaaagttcttagccgaaacgaaattaaaatccaaccgaaagaaacaacacattacacaaaaataatagacttactaaaacaaaaaaaacaaaattttatacatttagacCAAAAGAGCAACAAGGGTTTAGAGTATTTTTACGTCAGATGCATCACTCGACTCCTAtcgaagacataa